Proteins found in one Alicyclobacillus cycloheptanicus genomic segment:
- the tsaB gene encoding tRNA (adenosine(37)-N6)-threonylcarbamoyltransferase complex dimerization subunit type 1 TsaB has protein sequence MAVLAMDTATETLVAAVGAGGTAIASAAVRVPRGHSRLLQPTVQQLLRAAGLGPEELTGICVGIGPGSYTGVRMAVSTAKAMAVTLGIPLYTVSTLLAMAEAAVPQRGDGPVRVMPLLYARRARAFGAAYTLAGAERLAWQVETPVQVRPIDDWLAAWRGSEDGTSGGSARTSHGLQAEAYGTPQVRFLVHDFNQQPSLAQTASAWRAAADVALALCDVAAGMGPALLRLADGGQAVVYAGDDIHAVSPDYALPVEAEAKLAERGEARGNDTGRR, from the coding sequence ATGGCTGTTCTAGCCATGGACACGGCAACCGAGACCTTGGTGGCCGCGGTGGGGGCCGGCGGTACAGCGATTGCCAGTGCGGCGGTGCGCGTGCCGCGCGGGCATTCACGGCTGTTGCAGCCGACCGTGCAGCAGCTGTTGCGGGCAGCGGGGCTTGGGCCGGAAGAGCTGACCGGCATCTGCGTCGGCATCGGGCCGGGATCGTACACGGGCGTGCGCATGGCCGTCAGCACGGCGAAGGCGATGGCGGTGACGCTCGGGATCCCCCTGTATACCGTGTCGACGCTGCTGGCCATGGCGGAAGCGGCGGTTCCCCAGCGTGGCGATGGGCCGGTGCGTGTGATGCCGCTGCTCTACGCCCGCCGCGCACGGGCCTTTGGGGCGGCGTACACCTTGGCGGGCGCCGAGCGTCTGGCCTGGCAGGTCGAGACGCCTGTGCAGGTGCGGCCGATTGACGACTGGCTGGCGGCATGGCGTGGCAGCGAAGACGGGACGTCAGGTGGCAGCGCGCGCACGTCACACGGGTTACAGGCGGAAGCGTACGGGACGCCGCAGGTTCGCTTTCTCGTACATGATTTCAACCAGCAGCCAAGTCTTGCGCAAACGGCATCGGCGTGGCGCGCCGCTGCGGATGTGGCGCTTGCGCTGTGTGACGTCGCCGCGGGCATGGGGCCGGCGCTGCTGCGGTTGGCAGATGGTGGGCAAGCGGTCGTGTATGCGGGCGATGACATCCACGCCGTTTCGCCGGATTACGCGTTGCCGGTGGAGGCGGAAGCGAAGTTGGCCGAGAGGGGCGAGGCACGTGGCAATGACACGGGCAGACGTTGA
- the tsaD gene encoding tRNA (adenosine(37)-N6)-threonylcarbamoyltransferase complex transferase subunit TsaD, protein MNILAIETSCDETAAAIVADGRRVVAETIASQMEIHAQFGGVVPEVASRRHVESVTAVVSATFAKAGLTWSNIDAIAVTCGPGLLGALLVGVSAAKGYALATGLPLIGVHHIAGHVAASFVETDLAPPLLALVVSGGHTELLAVEPPLTFRKLGGTKDDAAGEAYDKVARLLGLPYPGGPRVDALAAEGDPTAYAFPRSLLEEDSFDFSYSGLKSAVHNELAKRRQRGEEIVAADVCASFQAAVVEVLVDKTARAVRHTGLSTVVVAGGVAANRGLRQALQRRAKEDGFHVHFPPIQLCTDNAAMIGAAAYFYAAAGRAHDLSLNAYATLPLNVWQESFTGGEIGVR, encoded by the coding sequence ATGAACATCCTTGCGATTGAAACCAGTTGTGATGAAACGGCGGCAGCCATCGTGGCAGACGGCCGCCGTGTGGTGGCCGAGACCATTGCGTCCCAGATGGAGATTCACGCACAATTTGGCGGTGTGGTGCCAGAGGTGGCATCGCGCCGCCATGTTGAATCGGTCACCGCTGTGGTGTCGGCCACGTTCGCGAAGGCAGGTCTGACGTGGTCCAACATCGATGCCATCGCGGTGACTTGTGGACCGGGGCTGCTCGGGGCGCTGCTGGTGGGGGTATCCGCCGCGAAGGGCTATGCACTGGCCACGGGCCTGCCGCTCATCGGCGTGCATCACATCGCAGGCCACGTGGCGGCATCGTTTGTGGAGACGGACCTGGCGCCGCCGCTCTTGGCGCTGGTGGTGTCTGGAGGGCACACGGAGCTGTTGGCGGTCGAACCGCCGCTGACCTTTCGGAAGCTGGGCGGGACCAAGGACGACGCGGCGGGGGAGGCGTATGACAAGGTCGCGCGCTTGTTGGGGCTGCCCTACCCAGGGGGCCCGCGCGTGGACGCACTGGCGGCGGAGGGCGATCCGACGGCGTATGCGTTTCCGCGATCGCTCCTGGAGGAGGACAGCTTTGATTTCAGCTACAGCGGCCTGAAGTCGGCCGTTCACAATGAACTGGCGAAACGCCGTCAGCGGGGTGAGGAAATCGTCGCTGCCGATGTGTGCGCGAGTTTTCAGGCGGCCGTCGTCGAGGTGCTTGTGGATAAGACGGCGCGGGCGGTCCGACATACGGGATTGTCCACCGTCGTGGTTGCAGGCGGCGTCGCCGCGAACCGCGGACTTCGCCAGGCGTTGCAGCGACGCGCGAAAGAGGACGGATTTCACGTGCATTTTCCGCCCATCCAGTTATGCACAGACAACGCCGCGATGATCGGCGCAGCGGCATACTTTTACGCTGCGGCTGGACGAGCCCATGATTTATCCTTGAACGCCTACGCGACGCTGCCGCTCAACGTGTGGCAGGAAAGTTTCACCGGCGGCGAGATAGGAGTGAGGTAG
- the rimI gene encoding ribosomal protein S18-alanine N-acetyltransferase, which produces MTRADVDQNEAEIKLRRMTLRDVDSVLVVERRSFTAPWSRQAFMTELLDNQFARYIVAEDDGRIVGYAGVWIIVDEGHVTNIAVDPDYRGMHLGETLLRALMAICAAHGGSRMTLEVRVTNSVAQNLYRKLGFTAAGIRKGYYTDNREDAIIMWADLPPADTLPSAQSLL; this is translated from the coding sequence ATGACACGGGCAGACGTTGATCAAAACGAAGCGGAAATCAAACTTCGGCGCATGACCCTGCGGGACGTGGACAGCGTGCTGGTCGTGGAGCGGCGCTCATTCACGGCGCCTTGGTCACGGCAGGCGTTCATGACGGAACTGCTCGACAACCAGTTTGCGCGGTACATTGTGGCGGAAGACGATGGTCGCATTGTAGGCTACGCCGGGGTCTGGATTATCGTGGATGAGGGGCACGTCACGAACATCGCGGTCGATCCCGATTATCGCGGCATGCATCTCGGCGAGACGCTGCTGCGCGCGCTGATGGCGATTTGCGCGGCGCACGGCGGCAGCCGCATGACGCTGGAAGTCCGGGTCACCAACAGCGTGGCACAGAACCTGTACCGGAAACTCGGATTTACGGCGGCCGGGATCCGCAAAGGATACTATACAGACAACCGCGAAGACGCGATTATCATGTGGGCAGACCTGCCGCCGGCGGACACCTTGCCGTCTGCGCAGTCGCTGCTGTAA
- a CDS encoding L,D-transpeptidase encodes MARRSVLLSTSGLLAAVIVASVALTFHSTHTDAALADASNVTNATQMATVAPSNSVSSNTTGASSSNATGSTTNASGSTTQKPASSSATPSKPKVVNWTKPTGGPYPVLHKGESVWIDVSIGKQRLYVKSGNKTLYTMIVSSGIQSDPSRRTPLGVFHIQAERGTWFYAPRFQEGAEYWVSFLNHGEYLFHSVPMNANKQVLTADAKRLGQQDSHGCIHLSIPDAKWFYYHIPEGTKVVIQA; translated from the coding sequence TTGGCCCGACGATCCGTGCTGCTCTCGACCAGTGGCCTGCTCGCGGCAGTGATCGTTGCATCTGTCGCCTTGACTTTTCACTCAACCCACACCGATGCGGCGCTCGCCGACGCTTCGAATGTGACCAACGCGACACAGATGGCGACCGTGGCCCCGTCCAACAGCGTGTCTTCCAACACCACTGGGGCTTCCTCCAGCAATGCCACTGGGTCGACCACAAATGCATCGGGATCGACCACACAGAAACCGGCGTCGTCCAGTGCGACTCCATCCAAGCCCAAAGTGGTCAACTGGACCAAACCGACGGGCGGACCCTACCCCGTGCTGCATAAGGGGGAATCGGTGTGGATCGACGTCTCGATTGGCAAACAGCGTCTGTATGTCAAGTCTGGCAACAAGACACTGTATACGATGATTGTTTCTTCCGGAATTCAATCCGACCCGAGTCGCCGCACCCCTTTAGGAGTTTTTCACATCCAGGCAGAACGCGGAACCTGGTTTTACGCGCCTCGCTTTCAGGAAGGCGCAGAATACTGGGTTTCTTTTCTGAATCACGGTGAGTACCTGTTTCATTCGGTTCCAATGAACGCGAACAAACAGGTCCTCACGGCCGACGCAAAGCGGCTTGGGCAACAGGACTCCCACGGCTGTATCCATCTCAGCATTCCAGACGCCAAATGGTTCTACTACCATATTCCAGAGGGAACGAAGGTTGTCATTCAGGCGTAG
- a CDS encoding DUF2922 domain-containing protein — translation MASKATLQMEFLTDQNKKVHVNVPNPVQPIDNTAVENAMDLIVSKNIFTFSQGTIVKKVGASVIQSDTTSVG, via the coding sequence ATGGCCAGCAAAGCAACCCTGCAAATGGAGTTTCTAACCGACCAGAACAAAAAGGTCCACGTCAATGTGCCAAACCCGGTACAGCCCATTGACAACACCGCGGTGGAAAACGCGATGGACCTCATCGTGTCGAAAAACATCTTCACGTTTTCGCAAGGCACCATTGTCAAGAAGGTGGGTGCCAGTGTCATTCAGAGTGACACTACGTCCGTGGGCTGA
- the tsaE gene encoding tRNA (adenosine(37)-N6)-threonylcarbamoyltransferase complex ATPase subunit type 1 TsaE yields the protein MVDDKSISISTHSSAQTRKLGAALGRLLQPGHVVLLSGELGAGKTTFTQGVAEGLGVIGEVTSPTFTLVAEYTGRIPLVHADLYRLGADAEAVWQTGLEDYLEGEAAVLIEWPEAIADDVQDALFVRIERAPMPRLDERDFLCRAKGPGSFALLDEWVKQWLF from the coding sequence ATGGTAGACGACAAGTCGATATCCATCTCGACGCATTCAAGCGCGCAGACGAGGAAACTGGGTGCGGCGCTCGGGCGGCTGCTGCAGCCTGGCCACGTCGTCCTGCTGTCCGGGGAACTCGGCGCTGGCAAGACGACGTTCACCCAAGGGGTGGCAGAAGGACTGGGGGTCATCGGTGAGGTCACCAGCCCAACCTTCACGCTGGTGGCGGAGTACACCGGACGCATCCCGCTCGTCCACGCTGATTTATATCGCTTGGGCGCCGATGCCGAGGCCGTGTGGCAGACCGGGCTGGAAGATTATCTGGAAGGCGAGGCGGCTGTGCTGATTGAGTGGCCGGAAGCGATTGCTGACGATGTGCAGGATGCGCTGTTTGTCCGAATCGAACGAGCGCCGATGCCGCGCCTCGATGAACGCGACTTTCTGTGCCGCGCGAAGGGACCGGGCAGCTTTGCATTGCTCGATGAGTGGGTGAAACAATGGCTGTTCTAG
- the thiL gene encoding thiamine-phosphate kinase: MTRFNGLDEFGLIAHLTARYRAALQKQEPAAGGVLVDIGDDAAVLAAVAGEELLMTTDTMVEGVHFLPETMGFADVGYKAVAASVSDIAAMGGTPRYVVLSIAIADAVSLPDLEALYDGVAAICSDARCALVGGDVVHTPGPFVITSTVLGGVPAGTAVKRSGARPGDVVFVTGTVGASGAGLALLQASGVLLPADEAAALRTCHQRPLPQVGAGQILRSCGATSLDDISDGLASELNEIARASQVRLRIDTARIPLLPALQNFARSRSEDPYEYAWYGGEDYQLVGTASPFAFARALAQCESIGVKLTQIGRVEPGDGEVVAQFPDGRIDLVEPRGYNHFK; encoded by the coding sequence ATGACTCGGTTCAACGGCCTGGATGAATTCGGGCTGATTGCTCACCTGACCGCGCGCTATCGAGCGGCGCTGCAGAAACAGGAGCCTGCGGCAGGGGGCGTTTTGGTGGACATCGGCGATGACGCTGCCGTCCTCGCCGCGGTGGCAGGCGAAGAGCTGCTCATGACCACCGACACCATGGTGGAAGGCGTACACTTCCTGCCCGAGACCATGGGCTTCGCCGATGTGGGGTACAAAGCGGTCGCCGCGTCGGTCAGCGACATCGCGGCCATGGGCGGTACGCCGCGGTATGTTGTGCTGTCGATCGCGATTGCGGATGCCGTCTCGCTTCCTGATTTGGAAGCCTTGTACGACGGGGTTGCGGCCATCTGCAGCGACGCGCGCTGTGCGCTGGTGGGCGGCGATGTGGTGCACACGCCGGGACCGTTCGTCATCACCAGCACCGTGCTGGGCGGGGTTCCGGCGGGCACCGCAGTGAAGCGCAGCGGCGCCAGGCCTGGGGATGTGGTGTTCGTCACAGGGACCGTCGGCGCATCGGGCGCGGGCCTGGCGCTCCTGCAAGCATCCGGCGTGCTGCTGCCGGCGGACGAGGCCGCGGCACTGCGCACGTGCCATCAGCGCCCGCTGCCGCAGGTAGGGGCCGGGCAGATTCTCCGCAGCTGCGGCGCAACGTCGCTCGACGACATCAGCGACGGCCTGGCGAGCGAGCTCAACGAGATTGCGCGCGCCAGCCAGGTGCGCCTGCGCATTGACACAGCGCGCATCCCCCTGCTGCCGGCACTGCAGAACTTTGCCCGATCGCGATCGGAAGACCCGTACGAGTATGCCTGGTACGGCGGCGAGGACTACCAGCTCGTCGGCACCGCCAGCCCGTTCGCATTTGCCCGCGCGCTGGCGCAGTGCGAGAGCATTGGTGTGAAACTGACGCAAATTGGGCGTGTGGAGCCTGGAGACGGAGAAGTCGTCGCACAATTTCCGGATGGGCGCATCGACCTGGTGGAGCCAAGAGGGTACAATCATTTTAAGTAG
- a CDS encoding DedA family protein, which yields MWNLFGALARDIFALGYPGIALALIIEGLGLPFPGDAVMVLYGYAAAEGHFALPGVILCSIAGYLMGTSVAYWTSYYYGPELGRLVDRLPVFNKRSMMRTTRLIDKYGAFLLIPGRFVPGIRSVTSYVAGFSRMDLRLFLLYTGISACLWCSTWVAAGYWFGENATLMMHTLQSYFAYIVGIGALVGLIWWLARRPST from the coding sequence GTGTGGAACTTATTTGGTGCACTGGCCCGTGATATCTTCGCCCTCGGATACCCAGGAATCGCACTGGCCCTCATCATCGAAGGCCTGGGACTGCCGTTCCCGGGTGACGCTGTGATGGTGCTGTACGGGTATGCAGCCGCCGAGGGTCATTTCGCCTTGCCCGGTGTCATCCTGTGCAGCATCGCTGGCTACCTGATGGGCACATCGGTCGCCTACTGGACCAGCTATTATTACGGGCCTGAACTTGGGCGCTTGGTCGACCGACTCCCCGTTTTCAACAAACGCAGCATGATGCGCACCACCCGACTCATCGACAAGTACGGTGCATTCCTTCTCATCCCAGGCAGGTTCGTCCCAGGCATTCGCTCCGTGACGTCCTATGTCGCTGGATTCAGCCGGATGGACCTGCGCCTGTTCCTCCTTTACACAGGCATCAGCGCTTGCCTCTGGTGTTCCACCTGGGTGGCCGCCGGTTACTGGTTTGGCGAAAATGCCACCCTCATGATGCATACCCTGCAGTCCTATTTTGCCTACATCGTCGGCATTGGTGCACTGGTCGGCCTCATTTGGTGGCTGGCCCGCCGGCCGAGCACCTGA
- a CDS encoding gamma-glutamyl-gamma-aminobutyrate hydrolase family protein, which produces MKPLIGLTSYRHKFAWNKPGPDLQGAVLADDYTQAIEEAGGIPLVIPYLETEEAVRHVVERLDGLILTGGNDIDPSIFGEEPHKGLGEVCPERDWLEVTLVRYARQFGKPLLGICRGMQVINAALGGTLYQDLAREWAGSIQHSQRAARHHLSHKVHIKPGSQLFHLLGAAETLRTNSFHHQAVRDVAPGLVAVAWDDEGLVEAVEAEEGWSPGASGSADALGSAGGSGTPGVPGGPGTPRRGTFLVAVQWHPENLWRTTPVFLGLFRGLVEAAHDGAVHDIGLAGFPEVSHR; this is translated from the coding sequence GTGAAGCCGTTGATTGGACTGACCAGCTATCGGCACAAATTTGCCTGGAACAAACCGGGACCGGATTTGCAGGGCGCAGTGCTGGCGGACGACTATACACAGGCAATTGAGGAAGCAGGCGGGATCCCGTTGGTGATTCCATACCTAGAGACGGAAGAGGCGGTTCGCCACGTGGTGGAGCGGCTCGACGGCCTGATTCTGACGGGCGGCAACGACATCGACCCCTCCATCTTCGGAGAAGAGCCGCACAAGGGGCTGGGCGAGGTCTGCCCGGAGCGGGATTGGCTGGAAGTTACGTTGGTTCGCTACGCGCGTCAATTCGGAAAGCCGCTGCTCGGCATCTGCCGGGGAATGCAGGTCATCAACGCGGCCCTCGGCGGCACGCTGTACCAGGACTTGGCCCGCGAGTGGGCAGGCTCCATTCAGCACAGTCAACGCGCCGCGAGGCATCACCTGAGTCACAAGGTTCACATCAAGCCGGGCAGCCAATTGTTTCACCTGCTCGGCGCAGCGGAGACGCTGCGGACGAACTCCTTTCACCACCAGGCCGTACGTGACGTCGCACCGGGACTTGTCGCGGTGGCCTGGGATGATGAGGGGCTGGTGGAGGCTGTGGAGGCGGAGGAAGGCTGGTCGCCAGGGGCATCGGGATCGGCGGATGCATTGGGATCGGCCGGTGGGTCAGGGACGCCGGGTGTGCCCGGGGGTCCCGGGACGCCGCGGAGAGGGACGTTTTTGGTCGCCGTTCAGTGGCATCCGGAGAACCTGTGGCGGACGACGCCTGTGTTTCTCGGTTTGTTCCGAGGGCTGGTCGAGGCAGCGCACGATGGCGCTGTACACGACATTGGACTCGCGGGCTTTCCGGAAGTCAGCCATCGCTAG
- a CDS encoding amidohydrolase: MLTGANGYSFDPQQTRFDALVIDNGIVTAVGRRSDLSTMFAGQIDHELDVQGATVLPGFVDSHLHIAAVGEQAMALDLTEVRSKAALLQAVRQRAQTQPPDAWVIGLGWDENRFTDGGVPSLDELDAAADGRPMLLTRVCRHAYLANRAAFRCAGLTDDTPDPPDGRLGRDEAGHLNGWVYENASVPLRRAIPKWTEADWAQALALGMRAALQVGITAVHTDDTRNVGGFAPVWRIYDHLIREVGIPLRVHQLVDWHNLDDARLTLLESGIAPSDWLEVGAAKLFADGAFGGRTAWLSEPYWDDPASVGTPMYTPEELSERVRSARERGFPAVIHAIGDAGLDAALTAIAASRPTPQVSAPNASAWQVRTLRDRIVHAELIRPDLVARMRALGSRLVVDVQPRFACSDFPWVAHRVGPHRTPFVCAWRTLANAGLHLAGGSDAPIEPLAPLLGIHAAVTRRDGNETGPGYEMQEALTPEEAISLFTRDACFANGTEACKGVIAPGWWADLTVVDRDVVHPSHPDELRDAKVLLTIVGGKVAYAANGWSGGGS, translated from the coding sequence ATGCTCACGGGCGCGAACGGATACAGTTTTGACCCCCAACAGACTCGATTTGATGCACTGGTGATCGACAACGGGATTGTCACAGCTGTCGGAAGGCGGTCTGACCTCTCGACGATGTTTGCAGGCCAGATCGATCACGAGCTGGACGTACAAGGGGCGACGGTGCTGCCTGGTTTTGTCGACAGCCACCTGCACATCGCCGCCGTTGGCGAGCAGGCCATGGCGCTGGATTTGACCGAGGTGCGTTCCAAAGCCGCCTTGCTGCAAGCGGTCCGCCAGCGTGCCCAAACGCAGCCGCCGGATGCCTGGGTGATTGGGCTGGGATGGGACGAAAACCGCTTTACAGACGGCGGCGTGCCCAGTCTCGACGAGCTGGATGCCGCCGCCGACGGGCGGCCCATGCTGTTGACCCGGGTCTGCCGACATGCGTATCTGGCGAATCGCGCGGCGTTTCGCTGTGCAGGATTGACGGACGACACGCCTGACCCGCCGGACGGCCGCTTGGGTCGGGATGAGGCCGGGCATCTGAACGGGTGGGTCTATGAAAATGCCTCTGTGCCGCTCCGGCGCGCGATTCCGAAATGGACGGAAGCCGACTGGGCGCAGGCGCTCGCCCTCGGCATGCGCGCTGCGCTCCAGGTGGGTATTACCGCAGTCCACACGGACGATACGCGAAATGTCGGGGGATTCGCGCCCGTCTGGCGCATCTATGATCACCTGATTCGGGAGGTGGGCATCCCCCTTCGCGTCCATCAACTGGTGGACTGGCACAACCTGGACGACGCCCGCCTGACGCTGTTGGAGTCCGGCATTGCGCCAAGCGACTGGCTGGAGGTTGGCGCCGCCAAGTTGTTTGCAGACGGCGCGTTCGGCGGCCGGACGGCGTGGCTGTCCGAGCCTTACTGGGATGATCCGGCGTCCGTTGGGACACCCATGTACACCCCGGAGGAACTGTCCGAGCGTGTTCGCAGCGCGCGCGAGCGGGGCTTTCCCGCGGTCATCCACGCCATCGGAGATGCCGGCCTGGACGCCGCGCTGACGGCCATCGCGGCCAGCCGGCCAACCCCGCAAGTCAGCGCGCCGAACGCAAGCGCGTGGCAGGTCCGCACCTTGCGCGACCGCATCGTCCATGCCGAACTGATTCGCCCCGACCTCGTGGCGCGGATGCGGGCCCTGGGGAGTCGGCTGGTGGTGGATGTGCAGCCGCGGTTTGCGTGCAGCGACTTCCCGTGGGTGGCACACCGCGTCGGCCCCCATCGCACGCCGTTTGTCTGTGCCTGGCGTACGCTGGCGAATGCTGGCCTGCATCTGGCCGGCGGGTCGGACGCGCCCATCGAGCCCCTGGCTCCGCTCCTCGGCATCCATGCGGCGGTCACGCGGCGTGATGGCAACGAGACTGGGCCAGGCTACGAAATGCAGGAGGCGCTGACGCCAGAGGAGGCGATTTCCCTGTTCACCCGGGATGCCTGCTTTGCCAACGGGACGGAGGCGTGCAAAGGCGTCATTGCGCCCGGGTGGTGGGCGGACCTCACTGTGGTCGATCGCGACGTTGTCCACCCATCGCACCCGGATGAGCTGCGGGACGCAAAGGTGCTGCTGACGATTGTCGGGGGAAAGGTCGCCTATGCGGCGAACGGTTGGTCTGGAGGTGGAAGTTGA
- a CDS encoding C40 family peptidase, protein MRAARRLIIGFSSAAVLASMTIVPAYADSLSSEKQQMSQLQAEANQTDKQISQEKAKAAQLTSSIQQTNTSLANIRSAIAANQQQTAAVQAKINVLNTKLQQNQVKLNADKAALEAQIRTMYENGQVPYMNVLMQSTSFDDLLSRLYMLEQISKAQQQLVQQVTDLQQSIEQQQAEQKVQYADLQQKQAQLQTYERAQQILEQQQQSALAEVKSNLQQQTRQRTILESQIQLTQSQIQQIEEETAQAQQIASSHTTGSLAHGNAQQIIQFGEEFMNTPYVWGGTSPSPGFDCSGFVQYVYGHFGIGLPRTSEEQYSVGVPVSESSLEPGDLVFFSTYAPGATHVGIYIGNGMMLDAEDQGVVIDNITNSYWGPKYIGARRVIQ, encoded by the coding sequence TTGCGCGCAGCTCGCCGCCTCATCATCGGATTCTCATCGGCAGCGGTATTGGCCTCGATGACCATTGTCCCAGCGTATGCCGACTCACTTTCTTCTGAAAAGCAGCAGATGAGTCAATTGCAAGCCGAAGCGAACCAAACCGACAAGCAAATTTCACAAGAGAAAGCCAAGGCTGCCCAGCTCACTTCTTCCATCCAGCAAACCAACACGTCACTCGCCAATATTCGTTCCGCAATCGCTGCCAACCAGCAGCAAACCGCCGCAGTCCAAGCGAAAATCAACGTTCTGAATACCAAGCTCCAGCAGAACCAGGTGAAGTTGAACGCGGACAAGGCTGCACTGGAAGCACAAATTCGCACCATGTACGAAAATGGTCAGGTACCGTACATGAATGTGTTAATGCAGTCCACCAGCTTCGACGATCTCCTGTCGCGCCTGTATATGCTCGAACAAATCAGCAAGGCGCAGCAGCAGTTGGTGCAGCAGGTCACCGATTTGCAGCAATCCATTGAACAGCAGCAGGCCGAGCAGAAAGTGCAGTACGCGGACTTGCAACAGAAACAGGCACAGCTGCAAACGTATGAACGGGCGCAGCAAATCCTTGAACAGCAGCAGCAAAGCGCGCTGGCCGAAGTCAAGAGCAACTTGCAGCAGCAAACCCGGCAGCGCACCATTTTGGAAAGCCAGATTCAACTGACACAGTCGCAAATTCAACAAATCGAAGAGGAAACGGCGCAAGCGCAGCAAATCGCTTCCAGTCATACCACGGGTTCGCTCGCGCACGGAAATGCACAGCAAATCATCCAATTCGGGGAAGAGTTCATGAATACGCCGTATGTGTGGGGTGGAACATCACCCAGCCCCGGATTTGACTGCTCGGGCTTTGTCCAATATGTGTACGGCCATTTCGGGATTGGGCTGCCACGCACGTCGGAGGAGCAGTACTCGGTCGGTGTCCCTGTATCTGAAAGCAGTCTTGAACCCGGCGACCTGGTGTTCTTCAGCACCTATGCGCCAGGTGCCACGCACGTCGGAATTTACATTGGCAACGGGATGATGCTGGACGCGGAAGACCAGGGCGTGGTCATCGACAACATCACCAACTCTTACTGGGGACCGAAATACATCGGGGCGCGGCGCGTGATTCAATAA
- a CDS encoding DUF1659 domain-containing protein, with amino-acid sequence MATITPLSRHLQLQFQNGTLASGKPKVKNQSYTNVSPSAADDDILAVGQALAALSSETLLGIARLDQSGLAAAAATASNTGASGAAGGASSNA; translated from the coding sequence ATGGCAACCATCACTCCATTGTCTCGACACTTGCAGCTGCAGTTTCAAAACGGCACGCTTGCCAGTGGCAAACCGAAGGTGAAGAACCAGTCGTACACCAACGTGTCGCCCAGCGCGGCGGACGACGACATCCTCGCCGTTGGACAGGCGCTCGCCGCGTTGTCGAGTGAGACCTTGCTGGGCATCGCGCGGCTCGACCAGAGCGGCCTCGCGGCTGCCGCCGCAACGGCTTCCAACACGGGGGCTTCCGGCGCGGCCGGCGGCGCTTCCAGCAACGCGTAA